The following is a genomic window from Dama dama isolate Ldn47 chromosome 4, ASM3311817v1, whole genome shotgun sequence.
CACTTTTTAAGGAGGATCAGGCTTCATTTTCTGTTGAAGAGTTTGTTACCATGGAGTCTGGCTTTCGAGTCATTCTATCCAGTTCTTCCTGAACATTTGTCAACACAGTCTTTtgtccttaaaaagaaaaaaaaagcagcaatgatgagaccagaaaaaagaaattttttttaaaggaacatttaaaataatacagatttCTATAATCATTTCTGGTGATAATTCCAGTAAGAATGAGTAAAGTCTTTTTTCATTGTACTGATTATAAGGAGACAGACCCTAATTCAGCCCTTCTTTATTCCAAATGCCACAGGTCTGGGCTCCCGGACTACATTACTGCCCCCTGCCTGGGGATGCCTTTGTGCCAAAAACAAAGGCCTTTCTGAAAACCCTCTGAGCCCTATGCACTCTCATCACCATCTTCTGAGAGGTGATATTTGAGTTTCTGGCATGCAGCAAActactctctgtgcctcagacagatgtttatgttttgtttctaATACAGTGGACTCATATGGAATCCTGGAATCACCATATTTCAATAAGAATATTAGACTAAGGCTGACAATTTCAACCTTGCACAAAGTTGGTGCACACATTATTGAATACTAACTGGGGCCTAGAAATGACCCCTATTTCCTCCCAGGGAATACCAGCTTATAGCCTGGGCCACCAGACCAGACTCCTGAGTCTCCAAGGACACAAGAGCCCCTGAAGGCCCAGGCTGACTTGAGGATACAGTGATTTCCTGAGGGCTTTGATCAGAAAATACCAATTAAGGAAAACACTGTATTAATTGATATTTCTTATAGCTAATGGAAAATTTAAAACCCTTCTGAAATGGCCTCAAGCTTCCTGAGAAAACGCGTAATCTTTGAGGAAGCTGGTTCTTTTGTTTCAGAGACCTCCAAGTCATAGACTTGCCCCACCTGCCCATCTGGAAGAACAGATGAGTGAGCAGTCACAGAGCTGGCTATGTGTGACGAGACAGGGAGAGTCACGGAGGAGAATGCCTGCAGACTTCACAGGCAGCTGATGCCGAGACTGGGGGGGCAACAGAGTGAACAAAACCCTTATAAAGCaacatagaaaattaaaaagtaaatagaatGTCAACAGTACACTCTAGACCACACTTCCACCGGACAGAGCTTCTACACCAGGGCAATATGTTTAGGATCTACCTCAATTCACCCAGTACTCAGTTCCTGAGAACCAAATATACATAAAacccacattaaaaaaacaaacaaaaaaacccacctcAAATGTGCCAAGAAACATGCATGTTAATACGGTAATTCTGTTGTAAAGTATACTGCTCAGTATAAACCAAACACCTGTTCAGAACATCGAGGGTCTGCAGGTCAGTGGAAGCAGACACTCCTGTCTACCACCTCCTCTTCCAGCACCCCTCCATCACAAGGGTCATAAATCTTTGGGGCCCTTCAGTACCTGACTTCTTGGATGTGCTCTGCACCCCACCAGCACCAGGACTTCCAGGAGAGCCTGTTTTTTTACTCAATAGACTATTGAAGAAGCTGGCCAACACCCCTTCACTTGCTGCATTATCTAaggaaacattaaagaaaaaagcatCATACAAACTGGATGACTCAATTAAACACCAAACTATTTTCCAGCTTAGAATTATCCACTTGTGGTTATGATCTTTGATACTGAGCACATTCCTTCACTATTATGCCTTATATACGGCTACTGCTAAGGCTGATTATATGTTAGCATAATTAAGTGAAACTTGTTTATATTTCTCACCGGGGAACCTGTACTCCATGAGGCAGAAGTTTTATGACATTCCATGGCATTCCAAAGGTGCTGTGAAAAACTCTCATTCAGAATATAGGCACCAAACATGCAAGAACTAAATACAATTTGAGCGTTTTACTAAAGCCAGTATCTTGGGATATTTATTAAGTCACTGGGATGAGGGCCAAATTAGTAAGCGATTGAGCTTGACAAAAGAAGTGACAATTCATAATTGGTAAAAATATATACCTATTAAGAAACAAAACCAAGGattcaaaatatacattttaaatgactTCTTATGCTGTATTCTTCTCTGAATACAGAGAGGCCTAAGCAAGGCCTTTACAAAGCCAGGCGTGAGGGGCCACCAATTCCAGTGAAGGAACAGGCCTTGGTCTCTGCCAACCCATGAGCTCCCTCTCTCTAAGACAGGAAGTGGAAAACATCCCTTGTGGGGAAGAAAATAGCTCAGCTGCCTTAAGATTCCACCTACTAAACCCACCAACTCAGCCCCTAAAGCAGGAAAGGGCCAAGGACCCTCCAAGGAGACAGGACACATACTTTTGATGTTCGGGTCCGGCTTCTTTACTGACGTGCCTGGGGAGGCGCTGGGCACGCTGGCTGGCCCTCCCCGGCCCTGGGTTCTCGGAGAGCCGGAGGGTCCTCTTGCAGGGGATTCCTAAGTCCAAAACCAGGTCGAGTCACACACAGGcatcaaaataacagaaaatacatATTCCAAAAACAAGGACATGCCTCTGCGGGGTATTTTTCACAGTCTAGGGAGACAGCTGGCAGGAATGGGAGCTTGTGCTCAGCTCAGTTTCTTTTTAGATCCCAGTTTCtcctgagagaaatatcaagGTAACAAAGCCTGTTCACTCTAATGCCCAGAGCTCTGTATTCCTTCATCAGACATTTTCTGATTTTCTACCATGtttctggccctgggcttttagGGGGACAACATTCcctctgaaaatataaaagccCACACAAATATAAGTTCTCAGAATAATGGTACAAAGCTTGGACACCCATGACACTGGCCCTTGACCGTCAGCTTAATTTAAGGTACTTACGGAGGCTCTAGTGGGCGTGGCTGGCTGCTTGGCAAGGAGTGACTGCAAGAGAGGGACACACCGGCCATTAACACACGCCTGCAGAGTGAGCGGGTCTGGAGAAACACCTGAGTATTCCACTAGAGGGCACCATTAACAACACGCAAGTCATAGGGTCTACACTATAAATGCAAACAGTTTAATCGAGCAACTTGATAGatggtgggaaaaaaaatacttccAGGAACCAGTTTTTAAGCTAAAGAAGTAAAGAGAGCACAGAAGGGAGGAAAAGCTGGCAGAGGAACTATCGACTCCCTCTGCTGACCTACCTGCACCATGGGGTCTAACAACAGTCTCAGTGAAACAGAGAGGTGGGACTGGGTCTGCAATCTGAACCGATCAGCTTGGCTTTACTCCCCTCACCTACAAAGTGTGTGTATTGGCTCACCTCCTTCACGCACAGGGCTGTGTGGGGGCTATGTGACAAACTGGAGGTAAGGTCAGGGCATTTGGTAAACTGTTAACATGGAAAATGCTATGTCAGAAAATGTACATTCACAGACAGAACAGGTACttaagggacttccccagtggtcagtggttaagactctgagctcccaatgcagagtgcacaggttcaaatcctggtgagagagctaagatcccgcatgccactcAGCACGGCCAAAACAAACCCCCCAAAAAGAAGGCACTTAATAAGGCAGTAAGCCTACTGCTCTAAGATAATCTGCAGGGCAGGTACCTTGTACTGATCTGACAAACGAGAGGGAATGATGAGAACTGGTAACAACCCCTTTGTTGCTGCAGGCTCTTTGTGGTATCCCCTAACCTTGCCCCAGGGAGCTGGCCTTCCACTCACGAGAAAGCCTCTGCTCCAGCCTCACTGGTCTTCTTACCTGTTGCTTCATTAGAAACACCTGCTCATCCTCCGCTGCCAACTCTTTGTCGTGGACCAGCTGTGAAGTGAAGCAACACGCTCATTTGCAGTCACAGGCCAAGAACACCCCAACTACTTGTCAAAATTCACACTGAAAGGAGAATCTTGGGTTCATGTCTCAACATGGGTTTTGGGAGTCTCTGCAGAGGTAGGTTTTTCTAGCCCAGCAAAGACCCTGTTTCAAGGCCAGCCTTGGCATGTGGGCAAATGATATTTTAAGTCTGGCAGGTTCTAAACAATACCACCCAGCTCAGGGTCTGCAGGTGATCTCAGGAGCAAAGGGCATCTACGAACAGTAACCCAGAGGCAGTGGAGGCACTCCGTCCCTCATGCCGCACCACCCAGAGCCATTTACATAACACCAGATTTCATTTAAAGCCTTTTTAAAGGCCCTTGGATTATTACCTATTTTTTACTCCCTAAGTGATTCAATGTGTAAGACTTGTATCTTtatacgttaaaaaaaaaaacacctacaaCTCTTAAAATGATTGATTTGGGTACCTTTCTCACAGGAGGTTTCACAATAAAGTCTTCATATGCATCTTCTGGCTTAACAGTTGTGAAATTTTCATGTAAAAtagctattttcttttcattgtccCAGCCTGCGGGTCTAAAGGCAAAGAGACAGAGACTGACTTGCTTCTCCTTAGACTGAATTAGAGAACACTCCACACACTCTGGGTTAGAGAGGACCCCCAGCTGATACCCTTTTCCCCCAAGTTCTGATACACAGTTGCTGGGCTGGCTGGTAGCCTCTGGCAGAGAAGCCAATATTCACTGCAGGTCCAGTTCCATACTGAGGTCACAGGGCCAAGGCCTAAGGAACCAGCAAAAGATCTGACTGTACATGCTGACTGATCCACAGCAAGTGTTCAGAGCTTTCCCACAACCTCCGCCCGGAAGAACTAGGACACCGCGGGGCCCTGTTCTGACAGAGGGGAGAATACAGAGCAACACAGAGCTCAGGGTGAGACTGTTTCTCTTGGACTCTGGCACGGAGACCCCCGTGAGTCGTCTGAAACCTCTTCTTTCTGACAATGGTTTTTTTATGGCTGGACTAATTTTACGATGTGTGAATATGTACCCTGGAGCAAAGGGGAGTGGTAGGATCTGCACTTCCCTGGGCCTCAAAACAGAGGAACAGAGGAGTTTTTGAGGGCCCTAAATGGGTGCTGCCCAGCTCAACATCGCAGGGCAGGATGGCACCCAGGTTCCATTAAGTTAAGCTGCAGCCTAAGGTAAGGAGCAACTGTAAAATGCCCTACATGACAAACTTTTCTCTAGGCTTCTCATTCTCCATCCAACTCTAGCTCTACAGCTCTATAGAGGTGCTTAGTCAGGGCGCTCCCCACAAATGGCTTTGCTGACTTCACCAGCTCCTCAATGGGCAACGACCAACAGTACCCCAGGTGCCAAAGACACTGCCATGACCTATGTCACCCTCAGAAGCTCTGAGCTTCTTCTCCACTCCAGATTGCCCTGAACACGACCAGTCTCCCTGTGTCTCCTCCTCCTGAGATCTTAAGTGACTTGGGTATTGACTGACTCCAAAAGCATACCACTCACTGCGCGCTTGTGGCTTTGGTGCTGGCCTGACTGCTCTGGACAACAGTTCTGGATATCAGTCCACGTCTCTAAGTTTGCTGTCTGGGAATCTCCTGAGTGAAGCTCTCCCTAAATGTCAGGCAGCCAGCCTGTTCGGTGCCCTGAGCACTCTGGGCTTCCACACCTTCAGTCGTCTCCCGCACTGTCCCTCCTGCCCTTCCATTCCTCTGGCTTGCACACACCACTCACCCTCCCGGCGTCTCTCCTCTGCTCTCCCCGTGGCACCGCCTCTCCTACCCCACCAGTGACCTATCCCCCCCTCCGCTGTGTCTCTTACAGGCCACATACAGGGACCACATCTCATTCATTTCTGTGTCCTCAGCAAAAAAACGTGGTCACCTAGGAGGTACTCAGTATTTGCTGGATGAACTGCCATTCTTTTTTAAGTCAAGAGGACATCTAAGCCTAAAAACGCACAAGTCCTCTCAGAGACCACACCTCCAACATTTATTTATGCATCCACCATACTTCTCATTCTCCAGTGAGAAAATGACACAGGTTCCAAGTCTCTGCCCAGGACAGTCGGCCCCAGTGGCTCCCAAGTGTGAAAAGCCAGAAACACAACAGGCATTCAGTATAGCCAAAGACCAAGCTGATGAGGTGCCAGGGAGGGGGCAGTCATCCTGCCAACAGATGCCAGTAAACCAGACGTTGCAACAGAAAATGTCCAGGATCCCCAAAGTGCCAATTCCCTATGCTGGCACTCCTTTGCTCAGCCAGTATTTTACCAGAGTTGACAGTAAGCGGCAAAAATGTTTTGTCAACTTGCTTTCAAGGTCAGCACACCTGACCTCACTCCATCCACTTCCTTCAGACAGGAGGCAACGACAAGTAATCTGGAAAGGAGCGGAGAGGTAAAGTTGGGTGTATCTATGCCCTAGGAGGTCCAACTCCAAGAACTTTGCCAAGCAAGCTGGCTAtatgagagagaaacagaggcacCTCACTTGGACGGATAAAATGTAAAGAGCAAATGTACCATAAAGAGAAGCGTTCCAAAGCACCACTCTCTGCCCTCTTTAGATGTCTCTGTCAGAAGCTtcttctgtccctttttcactataataaaactctgctacacacacacacacacacacacacacacacacacacacgcatcacCTACAAAGAACTCACATAAAAACTGCTTCCTTTTCCACAACTAAGGCAGGCGTGGTAAAGTGGAAACCGTATGTTTTATGAACAATGTACTTATACAACAAGTCGAGGTTCTTCTCTTCCTTCACTGATGTGTATATCAAAGCTGCTCCATCTGATCAATCTGCTTAAGGAAAACAAATTCACTGCAGGAggagacaaaaacaaacacatacaaGAATAATCCTCAAAGTATTAATCACAGGTTGCTCAGTTTTGATCAATATACAATTAACAGAAAGtgttaaaattttaacaaaaaaggGAATAGTAGCAGAGGAAGTAAGTTGAAAGCATAGAGCATGTCGATGATAGTGGGCCACGtaggtcttttttttaaaacatgtaaactGCCATCTTCTGACCCATTAGGCTGTGTCCCAAGCAGTCAAGTTACTGGTTCTAGGGCTAGCCTGGGAAAACCCTGAGCACCGCCCAGGCACACAGGCTCTTTCCCAGACAGATGCCCACATGTGATCAAGTGTGCCATTAAGCATAAGAGAGATGGGTACCACCATGTCACTGCCCTCACCACTGAGCGGGACAAGGTGAGGAGCCCAAAGGAAGCAGTGGAACCCATCCTTACCCTCCCCAGCCCAGGACGTGGGGCTACTGGATTGTCACAGAAATAAGACTCAAAAGACTGTTGACAAAGCATCTCTCTCATTGACAGGACAAAACATAAACATACAGGAAACCCTGAAGCATCTAAAACACTGTCATTTGGGTAATTAaccttttctaaaaacaaaaaaaaagtgaagtttaGAAAGATTTCCAAGATACAATAAAGATAATTTGTAATAAAATTATCACGTATCAGCTTTCTTCTTAATATGAAAGCCTATCACATGTACACcattaaaaatagaaagcaatCAAAGATAGGCAGAAATTAAGTCTCAAATACCAAcactgttaaattttaaaaagtaaaaacatgtaTACAGTTTCATCCCAGCATGAGACTATTCTGGGTTCAGGAAGTATTTCATCTCTTTGAAGATGCCCCATCTGGAGCAAGACTGGATCAACACACAAGAGGGAAGCCTGTGCCCCTGGGCCCCAGCTCAGCGCCCCAAGGATACACTGAAGGCAGAACCTCCGTAGGTGTGACTGGATGAAGTCAAAGTGCTCGTCCCTGTAATCATGCTCCTTCTCCAGGACACTCACTGCATCACACTGCAGGGAAGATAGAAAGAGAAGGCAGTTACTTTTCTGCCTCTCTGCCTGCTGAGGTGAGGACCACTGGCtgcttcagaaataaaattatcacaGCTTCAAAGAAGGAAGCCACAGCCCAGAGTCCAAGCATTAATTAACTAAACAGACAAGAATGAAAAGCAACTGGAGATTTCCCCCTTCATCCTGGGCCTTAGCTTCcgcatctgtaaagtgggataaAACAGCCCTGATCATCTCACAGTTGTTCCAGGACTCAAACAAGGTCACATCAGGGAACAGGCAGGTGACCGTGCGCCGCACACTCCGAGGGCTCCAGTCTCAGAGTATGGTGTGAACAGCTCATGCTGTACTTGGGCAACCTACCAGCTCCGACTAAGATCACAGAACGTCTGAAACCCAGAGTGTTTTTACagctatttccttttcatttctaagagACACAACTTTATGTCTCTATGACTACCCTTTATTTCTATTCCCACCTCATTATCTTACAAACCCTGAatcccctttcttctttttcgAGGGTTGCTATGTTCCTTTCTGAAAACAAGCCCGATAGACTTTAGAGACTAAAGGCCAAAAGAATTCTGCTCTTCTGTGTTCCTTTTGCACCATTAGTTTGATCTAAACAAACTGGTTTACACAGCCTTAAGAAAACTACTTTCAGTTCTGAATCTGCGTCCCTCAATAGAGTTGACAGTGCTCCATGAGGAGATTAACTCAAGCTATAAGTAAATGTCACATTTCTAGCAACAAGGTAAAATGACGATATTTTCTATACTAATATATTCAGTGTACCTTAATGAATGCTGAATTAGCCCAACATCCCCTTGGGAAGACACCTAATTAGAGCCTCTCAAAGTTTCTTACAGATGCTGAGTGTTCACTGACCAAACCCAGCCAAGCTTACGACTCCCACCTTTGTGCACACCACCAGCACTGGGATCCCGAGGTTATGAGTCAGCATGTTGTCACCGAGAGGAAGGGCAACATTTTCTTCATCAGGACCTGAGGTCAGAGGCCCTCTTCTTTGTGGGGAACCTTGACAACCTTCCTCAGGCTCGACATAGTCTTGAAAATCTTTCACAACTACaggtgaagaaggaaaagaaaattacacaCGCATTCACACAATAAAAAATGCACAAGCCAGCTTTAGAAGACAAAAGAGGGAGTAATAAGCACAAAACCTTAAGAGTTGTGACAAACTTCCTAACTGCATCCGACTTAACTGCTGTATTAGGGATTTAGGGGTACTGATGCAAAAATCTCAATTCTGACATATTCAGTCTGAGCAGCAAAGATACTGCCCTGGTCATCTTCAACTGTATCCAGCTCTTAACAAttaaacaggtttttaaaaatctaaggcTTCAGTAGTTCCTACtatgaaaacaaaaagcaaacatattttttttttttttggtccacacagggaggcttgcaggatcttactttcccaatcagggattgaacccaggtcatggcagtgaaagcgctgagtcccagccatgggaccaccagggaattcccaacgaTTTTCTTATATGTTTTACACTTTCAAAACATTAGGATAGCTGAACTGTGTTAATTCAACAGAGGCAACCACTAGAAATAGGTTGTAACTTATAAAACTCCCCAGCTTTCTCATTAGAAATAGTTAAAACCACTTGATCTACACAAAAACATGCTGTTTCCACGCAGAGGAGGTGTGTCCCTGGTAAAGAGTGAGGCTGAATCTGCCCTGCACCACCTGCATCTCCTCGTCATCCTCACTCTTGCGGACGTTCGCCTTGAAGAGATCCTGAGGTGTGTGTGTCATGGGCCTGTCCCTGCCTAACACAAGGAGGGGTCAGTGGTGCCACATTCACCCCCTGGCACACACAGCCACTACTCCGGCCAAGGATGCAACCCCACAGGAGGGCCTTCAGGCTGAGAGCGGTCTATGGCCTTGGTTCAGGCAAAGCCCACAGACCTGCACCTTTTTCTTGGTGCTTCAAAGTCACATGCCAAGCCAGAGAATAAGGACATGGTGATTAAAGCTACTTCGAGCCAGAGGAACAAACGGGCAATTTACAGAGTTTAGGGTATCATTATCCAAGCTTCTGGAATTATCTGGGGACACACTGTCTTTCACATAAATTGAAAATCACTGATTAACCCCAAAAGTGTAGATttgtaatttttcaaattttgtaaTTTGTAAATTTGTAATATTTCATCTCTACAACTTCTCTTTAATTAAGCTTATTCATATAATTTCATTGCCAATATAAACAACTGACTGAAGAGATCTTCACTGCATTGCATTTTGGACAAAAACAGAGAAGGGTTTTTTGATAACTGCTGAAGGATCTTGAAGCAATCAAAGGTtcccacttatttttttaaaatctgctttattTTAGCTTTATGGAGCCAAGACTGACACACAACAAACTGCAcatgtttaaaatgtaaatttgaaaaaaaataaaaaataaaaaaaataaaatgtaaatttgatCTGGGGGGAGGGATGGGAACCTGACTGGTGTTTTGCGGGaactcagtttcctgaccaggaattgaatccaggccacAGCAAAGAGCCTGGGATCCTAACTACCAGGCCACCACGGAACTCCCTAAATTTGGTATTTCTGACATTATGAATACACCCCTGAGTCAGTAACACCATCAAGATGGTACACGTATCTATCACCCCCAGAAGTTTCCTTATACCTTTTGGTAATCTGTTCTCCCCACGTCTCCTCAACACCATCCCTAACTCCATGCAATCACTGATCCACTTTCTTTCAATACAGATTAGTTTGCGTTTTCTAGAATTATATATAAAGGTAACTGAGAATATGTTCTCTCGTTAGTCTTCccacattttctctttaaaagcattttaacaGATCTCCAGGTCAAGGAAAAATACAATGGCTTAACTTGGTAGTATCTGTAACTCCCCAAGGTCACAGGCAGCACTCAAACAGGCCGCAAGACAGTGAGCACGGCAGAGCCTGGAACAGGTTACAGGTGAGCTAGGGGACTGCGGGAGGGCAGGCAGGGGCGGGCAGCTCCAGCAGTCTGCTCCATGAACCTCCACTCCCAGCATGCTGTATCAACTCTGTTGTGTTCTACACATGCCATGACATGAACGTGGGTGGGAAACCCTGGGCTGGGCTCCTTATTCTCTGAAGGACTGGCTTAACTACTGCTATCCAAAAACAGTAGGAAACGCACACATGTTTTTAATAatccagcatttaaaaaataagttggaAGACAGAGCAGATATTCCTAAC
Proteins encoded in this region:
- the DYNC1LI2 gene encoding cytoplasmic dynein 1 light intermediate chain 2, yielding MAPVGVEKKLLLGPNGPAVAAAGDLTSEEEEGQSLWSSILSEVSTRARSKLPSGKNILVFGEDGSGKTTLMTKLQGAEHGKKGRGLEYLYLSVHDEDRDDHTRCNVWILDGDLYHKGLLKFAVSAESLPETLVIFVADMSRPWTVMESLQKWASVLREHIDKMKIPPEEMRELERKFVKDFQDYVEPEEGCQGSPQRRGPLTSGPDEENVALPLGDNMLTHNLGIPVLVVCTKCDAVSVLEKEHDYRDEHFDFIQSHLRRFCLQYGAALIYTSVKEEKNLDLLYKYIVHKTYGFHFTTPALVVEKEAVFIPAGWDNEKKIAILHENFTTVKPEDAYEDFIVKPPVRKLVHDKELAAEDEQVFLMKQQSLLAKQPATPTRASESPARGPSGSPRTQGRGGPASVPSASPGTSVKKPDPNIKNNAASEGVLASFFNSLLSKKTGSPGSPGAGGVQSTSKKSGQKTVLTNVQEELDRMTRKPDSMVTNSSTENEA